The genomic interval CTGTGTACATGCAGGAGGGGAATTCTATTTTAGTCTAAGTTAACAAATAAACTAAAAGAGAAAGATGGCAAATAACCTATCCTGGTCCCAGAGCCAGTCATTGATTGAGCCAAGATTTGACCCCAGTGGACTAAGCCAGTGTCAATCTGAGCACTGCCTCTTGAGTATAACATGTCACATTCTTCATAGAATGTCAAGGAAAGAGTCAAGCAGAACTGAGGGATGCAATCAATGCTTCTTTAAAGCGACTATCTTTGTATGAAATTACACCCGAAGGTCACTACAGCCCGTTCAAAGCTTGTTGTGAGTATCTCTTTTCAAACTCCATATCAGGTACCATTCATTGCAGCAGCTTGAGTGCTGAGAAATACGTCCACTTCAGTGGGCATGTGTATGCCACGAAAATGAGCAAATGCTCCTCAGTGAGGGCTTTTCTTCCTGGAGATCCTGTTAAACATTTGCCAGCATACCACTGGCTACAATAATTTCTATTAGCAGaaagaattaataataatatatgataatgataaaaatagcatttttttcttcatttgcaaagttGCAAATGTAAACCACAAATTCAAGAGGACTCCTCGTGGTGAGTCTCAATCTTGAAAGAAACCAATGGAAAATTAGGAAGAAGCCTGAGATTGGAAGCAGACTCTGGTTTTGTGCTGTTCCTGGGCCACAGCTGCCATTCTTTGAAACAGACCCTGAACACCTACATTGGGTTGTCCCATTTAACCACATGGCAAGCAGTAGGTACTGTTATCAACTGAGCTTTAAGAATGagcctcagagaagttaagtaacttgtctgaGCTGACAAGTGACAGAACCAAGAGCTGAATCCAGGCAGTGCATTTCCACAACCTGCCTTCTCTACCACTGGGCTTTATGACTTCAATGTTTTTGAATTCACCATTTCTCTTAGGTACTTCTGCTAAGGATCTTCTTAGTTCAGGGTGCCGGGgagaaagcaaaaccaaaacagTCAAGTCTATGCACTAAACAGAGCTTATACTCTACACCAGcaaccaacatttattgagtgcttgctgTGTGCCAGCACTCTGCTAAACTGTCTTACCATGTTGGGATAACGGCATAACTGCTGGTACAAATTACTTGAGCATGGCCAGGTATGTAAAATGGGGGTATTTAACTACTTCACTGGGTTGTTGGGAGAATGAAATGAAGTGATAATTTGTGTGTAAAGAGTTTGGCAAAGTGTTTGGTGCATAATAAGCCATGTGTGCTAGTTTTTTGTTAGCACTACAATTCCTTTTCTCTATAAGAAAGGTACTATGGTTATGCCATTTCACAGAGGTATAAACTGAGGTTCACTGGGAACACCGACCACCTAGCCAGGGTACGTGCTGCCATGGGAGTACAGAATGGGAACCAGGAAGGGATTAGGTGGAACAGGCTGAATGCCTGTTAagttggaagaagaaaagagaaaataagaaagacaTGGGCAGAGAGGGTAGTTTTATGTAGAGTGACAAGATGTAGGGGAAGCATTTGGGAATTGCCAAATATGAGCGACCCCAGGAAGACAGACCTCTTTCATTAGCCTGGACTCTGGCTCATCTCTGGGAAATCTTTCCTCACAGCCGCCTTCCCCCTACTAGCTTAGATTAGGTATCTCCCAACCCCCACAAACTGTCCTATAGTCCTGTGAGGGTGTCTGGTTCTCAGCATACATTATATTGCACTGATTGTCTGTTTGGGTCTCTGTGTACCTTTCCAGGCCAGGGACCTCATAATCTCCCCAGCCTCAGCACACAGCACTGCTGGTTATAGCTCAGTAAATGTAAGTTAATCTGGGCAGAAAACTACCTTTACGATCAAGAAGAGACTAAGCATTAGATCTTTCACCTCTAGGAGAAGTTTATAGGCATAAACACATATTTAGAAAGGGGAGTGGAGTGTTAGGACCTTTATGACTAATAACAGTAGTCCCCCATTATCTGCAGTTTTGCTGTCCACAGTCTGGAAATAGtttgagagagcaagagagatgGACAGGACACATTCACAgaacttttattatagtatattgttaACTCTTACTGTGTTTAATCTATAAATCAAACTTTATCATAGCTATGTATGCATAGAAAAAAGCATAGTATTTAGAGGATTTAGAGTTATCATAGTTTCAGACATCCACtggggtcttggaatgtatcctTGGATCAGAAGGGACTGTTAAGTCTAAAAAGGAAGGTCATGTTTCTGCTCTTACAAAGAAACTTAGTACGGTTTTTAGGATCCTCACAGGGTTTTGAATAGAGTGTCCAAGTTTCTCAATGCCctggaaacagccctcagaataggtgAGTGATCACAGATCACAAAGCTGAGATGGGCCACTTGTCACCTGGATGTGCCATGATTTGTCTAACGCGTGGCGTGCATAGGCTGTTTTCATTCGACTCTTCCACGCAATGCTGAAGAGCATTTCTGAACCCAACAGCCTTGCACTCTTGTGCAAGTACATTCCTAGAGGGTAATTACTGGGTCAAAAGCATTCTGAGAAaggtttgattttaaaaagtccaaTATTAGGAAGTGCCCTGTGAAACCCTGGCTAATGACAGTTACCTCAGAGGCAAATACCTCAAGCACCTTTTTCTTGGACTTGTTATTTATCTATTCTGATTCAACACGAAGGTTCACAACTCTTGCGACCCAGTTTTCTGTGAGATTGACATTGCAGTAAGCGGCAGGAATGCCCAGGAGAGCAGGCCAAGAGGCAGAGAGGGCCAAGTCCAAGATAGCAAGAAAAACAACCTTCAagaagcagaaatagaaaagatggcTTGGGGCTTCAAGAAAGGTTATGtcaaaggaagaagggaaataaGGCTAATTTCTCCTTGAAAAAGGATCTTATGCAATGGAAGTTTTCCTTTGAGAAACGCATTAGGCTAGCAAACAGCAAGGTTCTGGAGGGAAAGGGTTTTACAGCAGGAAGAGACCCATAGGATTCATGGCCTTGTTTTACTGATGAAATGAAGCTCAGGGAGTGACCGACTCTCTCAAGGACACGGGGCCGGTCAGGAGCTCTGGGCAGACCACAGCTCTTGCTCCTCAGTTATGCTGCATCATGGcccttatttttccttccatgCTTCTCCACTTATCCCTTTATAATTACTCTCTTTAAGCAATATAGATTATTCATGCAGAGCTGAAacatcatttttctcatttcactgAGTTTAAATAGAGATGACAGGGCCTATTCTTAATGTTTAACAATCAAAACCAATTAtggctctttctttccctcttgcaAAAAACACACTGTCCTTTTCAGAATGTGGTGTTTTTATTCTATGGCGTCAACAGGCCAACGAGAACAATAATCTGGCAATAAAACCTCCAGAGTAAAAGTATACTAAATATAATCAAGTAAACCCAGTTATTCAGGATTGTGGAAATAGCGCCATggatacaaaataaagaataaaaaatagctCAAAGGATGCTGAACTCATGGGCATGAGTCAGGGCACACTCATGTGTGTTTAGCTAGTGATGTGACCAGCTGCAACAAGCTCAATTTCCTCCTGCCCTTTGCAGGGCATTGGCAAGCCCCTCGATACTTGGTTGGTACTGAATCTGAATTCCTCAAACTTCCCGAGCTATGCTTAGCTACACCAGAAAATACTCCCACCTGGTCCCTATAGCAGAGGAAAACTGAATTAAGAGCCAACCTAAGCCTTAGTCCAATTAACTAtttatccatcatccatccattcctccatctctccatccataaatccctccttccttccatttgtTTATCAAACATTTGTTGAGCTTCCAGGATGCAAGACTTCAATTAGTGAATCTGGAAACGAGTTCCTGATTGAGTTTTGGCTTTTCAATATCCCCAGGTATTTGCTCCTTGTTTATAGAAAGGACTAGCCAATCCTGAGTTTTTGTCCACCCGTGGAAGTTACATGGACATGGTTGGCCTTCTCTATGTCATTCTAAGTAGTAGAGTGGGAGAaatgaagcaagaaaaagaattccatgttaaagggaattttatttttcttggactATCCTGAAAAAGTCGTTCTTTTGAAAATCCAAAGAAGAGCATTTGCCAGTGCACCCTTTAGGGAGGTAGGAAGAATTCCAGTGGATCCCAGGAAGGCAGGCCTTATTTAAGAAGGAAATATTCTTAGAGGTCCCTTTCTCATGCGTAGACAATCCTGGCTTAATCCTATACTGGATGCACTTGACGCCTGTGCCAGGGGAAAACTACACCCTCAGGTGCATAAGAGACTGTGGGAATTAGCCCTGCCCTTGTTCCTCCTTGGCAAAATTGCCCATGTTTCAAGTTTTAGGAGACTAAAAAACCCAGAGTGCTCCCTTAAAAGGTCCCAAGATAAGTTTATAAAATGTGAGTATCTGAGACTGGGAGCTGTGGCTCCCGTCTATAATcgcagcacttgggaggctagggtgggtggattgtctgagctcacaggttcgagaccagtctgagctagagcgagacttggtctctacctcatctctaaaaatagctgggcattgtggtgggtgcctatagacccagctacttgggaggctgagacaagagaatcatttaagcccaggagttgtatattgctgtgaactgtgacaccacggtactctaccaagggtgacaaagtgagactctgtctaaaaaaaaaaaagtaactatctGAAATTGAACAAAGAGGTGACAAAGATGGATAAGATTAAGCTAACCCCCAATCCCAGATTGTAAGCTCTGTAAGGACAGGGACCCTGTTGATCAAATTTACTGTTTTAGGCCCAGTGAGGTGGCTCTTatttacaatcctagcactctgggagggtgaggctggtggattgcttgatctcaggagttcgagaccagcctgaacagagcaaaacccttctctactaaaagtagaaaaactggccaggcattgtggctagggtggctatagtcccagctacttggcaagctgaggcaagacaatcacttgagcccaagagtttgaggctcctatgagctatgataccatggcactctaggctagacaacagagtgagattctgtctcaaaaaaaaaaaatactgtttttaaaaaatgtcctaaTGTCTAGAAATATGATGTTCAGTGCTCAACAAATACTCATTTAATTAATATCATTACTGTTGCAGTCTCATGGTAAATGTTAGTAGCACCCAAACTGCTAAGCAACAGAAAGTATGTCCGACTTGGCGTAAGCAAGCCTGGGTCTGGTTCCCGGCGTTTCTATTCACTAGCTGTGAGCATCAGTTTCATGTCTCTAAAATGGAGCCAACAGTATGTAGCTCACAGAGCTGTGGGGAGGATTAGACGGAATATTGCAAAAGCCCTGGCACATTGCCTGGCACAGTGGTACGTGCTTAATACATTTGGAGTCCATTGAGTAGCATTAAGAGGCTGCGTACATTTTAGCAAAAGGCCTACAGTGAATCTGAGAGAGCAGCACGACTCAGGCACACCCATGtacacctgtagttgcagctgcGAGGacaactgaggtgggaggactgcttgagtccaggagtttgagtccagcctgggcaacacgagaccctgtctctttaacttttttttttttttgaatgaaaagGAAGCACTAATAAAAACATAAGCACTGAAAGAGAagctaaaatcataaaaatgtcaTCTTATTCCAATGGCCAAAGCATTTGGTGactgatatgaaaaatattttttattatttatttattttctttttgttttttgagacagagcctcaagctgtcaccctaggtagagtgccatggcatcacagctcacagccacctccaactcctgggcttaagtgattctcttgcctcagcctcccaagtagctgggactacaggtgcccggccacaactcccagttattttttggttgtagttgtcattgttgtttggcaggctccagctggattagaacccgccaactccagtgtatgtggctggtgctctagccgctgagctccaggcactgagccatgaaaaatattcttaaaaggtAAATTACTGGATAAAGTTTTACGGGTGGTTCTTTGACAATTTTCAGGGATAACCTTATTTTAATGTGAACAAGATAGCTTTCCTGAGTTATCAAGGAATAGttcattaaaatttgttttcaaggtttttgttttaaaaaatccgAAATTTGGAAATAAAGCAAAGAAGTTATTGTGTGTCCTTGTTTCAATGACATATTAGAGAATTGTCTATCAAGCTCACTTAAGAATCATCCAATGCTCTgggaattatctttttttttttttcacttactaTTTACTTTAATATTTGTATGGGCTGAAAGTTTGTATTTCCCCTCagattcacatgttgaagtctTCACCCCCAGTGTGGCTGTATTTGGACATGGGGTTCTCTAAGAAAGTAATTAAGGTTAAGTGAAACTGGGTGCAGGGGCTCCGGCCTATAGTTTcagccactcagaaggctgaggtgggaggatcacttgaggccagaagtttgagaccagatgtcatctcaaaaaaaaaaaaaaaaaaaattaaatgaggtcataaaagTGAACTCTGATGCGATACCAGCTCCCACACACTGAGGACATAGCAAGAATTGGCAGCCATCGGCAATCCAGGAAGAGTCTTCACTGGAAACTTCATCAGTCCTTGATCttgactttcagcctccagactaTGAGGCAGTTTAAATAACATAAATCTGTTGTTCCACCTAGACCGTGGAAGTTGGATTTGACAGCCTGAGCTAACAAAGACACTATTACTTAAGGTCCAGCTTCTGTAACTTTGTCTATTAACTATAGAAGATTGATCAATTGTTTTGTAGGTGTTTATAGTAGTGATGTCAACTATTTCTGTTTGTAGAAACAAGAGCCCGAAAACCAGTTTTCCTGACCTGCAGGTTATTAACCATTTTGTATCTAATGTTACAATCTCagtttccatttttctgcttCATAAAATGCTGTTCACAGTTTCTCCTTATTAGGAATGCTTTCAGATGAAATGTAATGCGTGTAGCACTTACAGGGCGCTGCCAGACACAGAGTAGGTCTCAAATAAATTATACTCACTATAGTTATTTAGATCAGAAGCCCACAGATGTATTTTGTTTGATTTGTGCAGTTCTTAAAATTTTGAGTGGCTAATAGGTAAAAGTCAGAACATTCCACATACTTCAGCTTCTTTTGAAATATCAAAAGATCAGACAGACAAGGCTTAAATTCTTGCATGGCAACCAGCAACTCTAAGTGGGTGGCATCTGCCCTTTGGCATGGGCAGATATTGTCCCCCTTGTCACAGGCCATATCCTTTGTTCCTTTACATTCCCTGCTTGGTCCTTGAGGCTTCAATCTCTGGCTTAGAGCATCATCCTCTTGTAGCTTCAGCTACAGTTTCCAGAGGCCCAGAACTGGGAACCATCCAATAGGACCTCAGTGGTGCTTTAGAGGAGTCCTTCAAGGGCTTGTGGTTCAATATGATGATAAGGGACATCCTCACAGGGCCTTGGCCCCTTCTTGTCTTTCCCCCAGCCCTGCTGGAAGAGCATGATGTGCTCAGAAGGCGTGCATGGGTAGGACATCCTCCTGAGACTCTCCGAGGTCCGCTGTGTCCTGCCCAGACATTCTTCATGCCTTGATGGCTTGTAGCCCTTTGGCCAAGCATGGGActagctaataataataattaacctTAGTATAGAGCATCCCCTATTACCACCACAGCCCACAATTTGGATGGAGTAGGTATCACAGGTGCACAATCTGAAATTCCAAAGCTCTAAAACTCCCAGTTCTTCTTGTAGTAAAATCTAACCTGAACCAACACGAAACtatatatagtctttatttttctcacctAATTATAAATACTCTCACATTTTGCTGCAGAAATGCGAATATGTTTGATTACTGGGTTGTGTCCTCAATCCTGCTAGAGGCATGGTAGTCACATGGCGCTCACTTTGGAAAGTTTGAAAACCTTGCTCCAAATATTCCAGATGAAGTATAGAGAACATGtatgattcccattttacagatgaggaaatagtgTCCTTGaggaattaaaaaggaaaatccaCATGATTTCCTGACCACCCACCAGTCAGGCCTGCCTGATGAGTGGccttgggccacatgtggcctctcTGGCTCCCACTCCCTCTGTCTGTGAAATGCAGGGTAGCATGACTAGCTGTGTGCCACACCCGGTGGGCGTTAGGTCATGTCGTTCTCTCTAAACCCGTAACGTGGGTGGGGTTGTTATTATCTCCACTTTGCTGGTGAAGAAATGGAATCTCAAAGAACTGAACCCTCTGGCTGTGGGTCACCTGCCAGTCAGTGGAGAGCTGCCACGTGACCAGGTCTGTCCGAGTTTGGCATCAGACACCCTTTCAAGATGTTTGAGGGTCCTCGAAGCTCTAAAAAGAGTCCCTCTCTCTTATATCTCTGTCAGATTTCTTCACTGAACAGAACACCTGGCCTATTTTACCTCCCACTCCTCACATTCCAGTAGCTTGAGAGGGAGGCCAAGAAAGCTTTGAAAATGCTATTTACTGGCCCCCATCTCCTGCCGCCCAGGGGAGGGTTAAAAAATGTCCACTTTCAAGCGATTGGGAACATTTCCTAGGACCTCAACTTGGTGGTCTGTCTGGCTTCCTGCTGTAAAGATTTCCGCAAGTAGGTGCAACATTTCTCCAGGGGCTTTTAGCCCCAGTAGGTATGAGACTAAAAGACCCCAGTTCCTGTTAATGAGGTctgtccctcctccttccttccatctctcctggATGGATTCTGCACCTCTCACTTGAGAGAGACAGGAGACATCACAGGAGCTTCTAGCTGCCTCACAGAAAGAGAGCGGAGGACCTGGCTGGAAGAGCTGTCCTTCCCCAGCCTGTTGAATTAACCAAGGAAGGAGGAGCTCATTTCCATGATGTCATATTTTTCAACCTAGTTGCTGAGGAAAAATGTCTCTTGGTGAGAAATACTATGGTGATTTGGGAAGCCAGCTGCCTGTACTCATAGGCACTGGTGGATTCTCTACCCCCAATCAAGAGAGGCTGCATAGAAGGAACACAGCAAATATAGACAAGGGTCTGGTGTCTCCCTCCTGACCCTTTATCCTTTTGACTTGATCTCACTGAaactgtttcctcatctggaaagtgGGGCTATAAACCTCCACTTCTGCCTATCTCAAAGAACTGCAGAGAGAATTGCAGTGGTAAAGGATGTGACAATCTTTACAAACATCACATACAATTATCATGTAAGCCTGAGGGCAATGGGCTAAGTTACTGCCAAGGATGAGGAAGAGAGGTCACAGGAAGTCAGCTGTACAAAGAGACGAGATCAAAAGCTCAGTCAATTGAACTCCAACAGATCTTGACAGATGATCCTGGGTTTACACATGTATTTCCAAGACGTACCCCCTTTTCCTGTCTGAGGACCATTGTGAATTACTGGGTTTTAAGAATGACTGGGAAATTTTGTTTCAATGTCCTATACAGCTATTTTTATGCCTTCCGATTGTGATCAGTGCAAAGATCAGTGACCAGTGAGTAGAAATCAAGAGAAACAACAGATAGCAGAAACAAACCCGCACCTGCTTTCTGGGAGTGAAATGATCAGAGACAGATTAGAAACAAGCTTTTGATTATAAACTTGGATGTAGTAAGCTCTAAAAAATCTATCGGATATGGAAAAGATCCACATAGAACTTCCAGAAATAGTTTGTGTAGgaacagaaattaaatacatcAGAGTTTAAGTTTGAGGAACTGCTTAACTGAGAGAAGATGAATGTTCCTATAACGGAAAGGAGCACTGGGCTTGGTGTAGCTGGAGCTGTGCAGGGTAggagaagggaaataaaaaacagCTCTAGAAATCAAACCTCTCAGAGCTGCAGGAATCTCTAAGGTTTCAACTTTTTGGACAACTCTAATAGCGTTAGCGTCAGTATTGGAGCCAGCTCTTCTGGCGGCAGATACCAgaacttttttaagaaaaagagaaaagggagccTCTTCCATTACCGCCTTACCGCTGGTCCCGAGGTGCCGGGGCGCACCACTTGCCGCGGCTTCTGGGCTGCTGGGCGCTGCTGAGAGCCGGGGCGCCCCGGATTCGCGTCCGTGGGAGCCGCCCCCGGCCCAGGCGCCCAAGTGGGTCGCCCTGGCCTCGGGGCCACCGCCCTCGCTTCCCGGCATTGTCGCGAATGGGGTGAGTGCCAACGAGGACCAGGAGATGGAATTGGAGGCATTACGTTCTATTTATGAAGCAGATGGAAGTTTCCGAGAATTAAGTCCAGTTTCTTTTCAATATAGGATCATCAGCTGTAAAGCAGAGTATATTAGCCAAGTTACAGGAAGCAGTGGAAGTAGACCTTGGAAGGCAATGACCTACACATATTTTGAATATGTCAAGGACAATAAAGAGCAGTTCATGGAGAATCACCATCCTGTTAATTTTGCAACATCAACAAGCAGTACAATCTCAGTTGAAACTCCTAATACAAACTCctcaaggaggaaaaaagacaaaaaagaacaacTTGCAAAAGCCCAGAAACGTAAGCTGGCAGATAAAACAGATCACAAAGGTGAACTTCCTCGGGGTTGGAACTGGGTTGATGTCGTCAAGCGTTTAAGCAAAACTGGCTCTAAAGATGATGACTAGTGCATGGAATTtgagacaagaaaaaaagattctttacAAAGTAAACTGAATTCACAATCCTTCATTACTATTTTACGGTATTAAGGTGgcttttataaaacaattttttgtatgtttcctacatttaaaatgttgtaaGCTGAAAGTTCATGAAGAGAGCTGGTtgtattaaattatttccaaagacTTGCCTTAATAAAAGGTGAAGTAGGAGATGGAAGGAGGTTATTTTTCTGCCTCCTCCCTGGCGTTGCCTGGCTTTCTGGAGACACATTTGTGATGGAGATGGTGACAGGGGCAGAGGCCTAAAGGGACTGCCTCTGGTGTGTCCTGCCCTGAGCAGGGAACGGGGAtggaggaggctgagagaggtgccCTCACCTCCACCCTGGGCATCCACCTCTGGCCAACAAACCCATCAGGctttttcctctcactctgcCTGGCCCAGGAAGGAGGTGGAAATAATTAACACCTAAGTGGAAACTCTTTTCACAGGCGCTGCTGAGAACTCCTCCAGAAATTTGCATTTAAACCCTCAGTGGCTAATTGTGGAATGCAAGGCTTTGTCTCCCCTGAAAGAAAGAGCAGGCATGGAAACCAAGGGAAGAGGGGGGTTCGTCTTTGTGCCAACCCCTAAACGTTCTATTTCCAAGCCTGgtgcagatgaggaagctgagctgAGGGGGTGGAGGTGTCACCCGGAACAGCTGATTCCTTCCCTGCTCTCCACAAGTTTTCTAGAAGTGAGCCCTATCCCAAATTCAGCCTGTCTGTAACCTGGGGTACAGCTACGTCCTCCCCAGAGTAGGCCAGGCCCAGCCTGTTGTCCTGGGCCCTGGGTGTCTGGCTTATGTGTGCAGAAAGCAGGTCTGCATCTGCTAAGAAGGGCAAGGGACTTCCTGCATGAAAACTCTTCAATTAACTAATTTTTGAATGGTGAAATACTGCACACAAAATTTGAAAAGGTTCAGAAATGTAAACCAAGTGCCGCTTTTAATCCCAGCTCTCatgttcctctctctctttctcttatgtGTGCATAGATGCATACATATATGTaagaatatatgtatgtatgagcCTTGACAATGAAGTtcgtaaactcatcctagaaaacgtgcTACATACCTttttgctgaatatcattatggtcaccttcaaaatgctccccttgggaagctatgcaccaatgccggTGCCTAGTCctcacctttcaaagcaattttgggactgtttttctggaatgatcataagagctgttgtcatattacccttgttGTCCCGAATGccattaaaatgtcttcctttcaatatttcctttatctttgagtaaagaagAAATTCACCAGGGGCCACATCCGGTGAGTAGGAAGGGTGTCCCCATACAGTTACCCAGGCCCACAGACAGGCCATGGGAGCTGGTACATCGTGGtaatgcaagagccacaccttcctcaggccaagattttcagttatgatTTTCCTAACTGCTTCCCTGTTGACGTTTCTGTTtctctgctatgcttctcacggTCACCTGACAATTTGGATGTTcagttcaatgaatttttgctATGGTTTTGTCAGTTCtctgcatggtggcaagttcaccagctgaattgtcagacctctgtatttatatgcatatgtgtTTCCATTATGGGTGTCTATGGGACACAGCTtgcttttttttcacatttttcaggCCTACTACTTCCTTGTTTgagggctttttattttttttaaatttaaatttaaattaaaattttttttagagacagagtcaccctggactctcttgcctcagcctcctgagcagctgggaccacaggcgcccgccacaacacccagctatttttttgttgcagtttggccagggctgggttcgaacctgccaccctcagtatatggagccagcaccctactcactgagccacaggcgctgccctgtttgaGGGCTTTTTATTGTAACTAATTTCTTGTGTTCaatctcctcatctgtaagattGGGGATAAAAATACTGAGAATCCTGAATCTCTGTGCTTTAAGGTATGTTTATATGtatgagtgagagagagaaggacttaatgttataagaaaaaaagatgactGGTTCTGAGACTGTGATTCTGGACACTGAGACTCACATGGTGACAACATAGCAAAAGCATCTCTTTATT from Nycticebus coucang isolate mNycCou1 chromosome 3, mNycCou1.pri, whole genome shotgun sequence carries:
- the LOC128580626 gene encoding RWD domain-containing protein 4-like, with the translated sequence MTYTYFEYVKDNKEQFMENHHPVNFATSTSSTISVETPNTNSSRRKKDKKEQLAKAQKRKLADKTDHKGELPRGWNWVDVVKRLSKTGSKDDD